A single genomic interval of Astyanax mexicanus isolate ESR-SI-001 chromosome 4, AstMex3_surface, whole genome shotgun sequence harbors:
- the LOC111196357 gene encoding zinc finger protein 239-like isoform X1: MKPSPDMEKHQHSVKSFTQQSNLKKHQRIHTGEKPYHCSDCGKSFTEQSKLKIHQRIHTGEKPYHCSDCGRSFNQQSHLKSHQRIHTGEKLHHCSDCGKSFTTQSDLKKHQRIHTGEKPYYCFDCGKSFNQQSNLKSHQRIHTGEKPFHCSDCGKSFNQQSHLKSHQRIHTGEKLHHCSDCGKSFTKQSNLKIHQRIHTGEKLHHCSDCGKSFTTQSDLKKHQRIHTGEKPYYCFDCGKSFTEQSNLKSHQRIHTGEKPFHCSDCGRSFNQQSTLKIHQRIHTGEKPYHCSDCGKSFTTQSNLKIHQRIHTGEKNVPNLSHGN; the protein is encoded by the coding sequence atgaagccaagtcccgacatggagaaacatcagcactctgtcaagagttttactcaacagagtaatctcaaaaaacaccagcgcattcacacaggagagaaaccgtatcactgctcagactgtgggaagagttttactgaacagagtaaactcaaaatacatcaacgcattcacacaggagagaaaccgtatcactgctcagactgtgggaggagttttaatcaacagagtcatctcaaaagtcaccagcgcattcacacaggagagaaactgcatcactgctcagactgtgggaagagttttactacacagagtgatctcaaaaaacaccagcgcattcacacaggagagaaaccgtattactgtttcgactgtgggaagagttttaatcaacagagtaatctcaaaagtcaccagcgcattcacacaggagagaaaccgtttcactgctcagactgtgggaagagttttaatcaacagagtcatctcaaaagtcaccagcgcattcacacaggagagaaactgcatcactgctcagattgtgggaagagttttactaaacagagtaatctcaaaatacaccagcgcattcacacaggagagaaactgcatcactgctcagactgtgggaagagttttactacacagagtgatctcaaaaaacaccagcgcattcacacaggagagaaaccgtattactgtttcgactgtgggaagagttttactgaacagagtaatctcaaaagtcaccagcgcattcacacaggagagaaaccgtttcactgctcagactgtgggaggagttttaatcaacagagtactctcaaaatacaccagcgcattcacacaggagagaaaccgtatcactgctcggactgtgggaagagttttactacacagagtaatctcaaaatacaccagcgcattcacacaggagagaaaaatgtcccaaatttgtcccatggcaattaa